Proteins from a genomic interval of Fusarium oxysporum Fo47 chromosome I, complete sequence:
- a CDS encoding glycoside hydrolase — translation MIRDPFNIHRTTSTFGRPQSRNIPAQSQAEADEVAMAFSMPRTVPSFDSRQRELEDRFWGSGQRSNKSDRLPMYKDKPYASPYDDEYRPFWKRKKWMAIIAFVVLTLIYWTGSSKKPSPKRTVTTDWSYTGLSKDDRKANWDHRRDRVVEAFELSWDAYKRYAWGFDEYHPISKTGENMAPKGLGWIIIDSLDTMILMNLTSRVQDARHWISDSLTWDQDQDVNTFETTIRMLGGLLSAHYLSTEFPGLAPLAEDDEGAAGEDLYLEKAKDLADRLMSAFDSPSGIPYASVNLAKFEGIPSHADMGASSTAEATTLQLEFKYLAKLTGEKDFWDRVENVMKLVDNQGAQDGLVPIFIYATSGEFRGENIRLGSRGDSYYEYLIKQYLQTNKQEPIYQDMWYEALQGVRKHLVTYTSNSKFTIIGERPNGLEMPLSPKMDHLVCFMPGTIALAATEGLTEAQARKLPTWSKKNEEDMQLAREVMETCWGMYKYMATGLSAEITYFEIDNPPTAYGNPRNGPVNFDTSPDAEWRKDFTVKSGDVHNLQRPETVESLFYMWRITNDNRYREWGWEMFKSFMNHTAVRNGGGFTSLRNANVVPPKVRDNMESFWLAETLKYFYLLFSPPDLLPLDKVVINTEGHPLPRFDMGQLFSTGWKRKPRDANGKIIATAVKVESKEKEAVMQDAKKVN, via the exons ATGATTCGAGATCCGTTCAACATCCACCGAACCACAAGCACCTTTGGACGCCCGCAATCTCGAAACATTCCTGCGCAGTCGCAGGCCGAGGCCGATGAAGTAGCTATGGCCTTCTCTATGCCCCGAACCGTTCCGTCCTTTGATAGTCGTCAACGAGAGCTTGAGGATCGATTCTGGGGTTCTGGCCAGAGATCCAACAAGTCGGATCGACTCCCAATGTACAAAGACAAACCTTATGCGTCGCCTTACGACGATGAATACAGACCCTTTTGGAAGCGCAAGAAGTGGATGGCTATTATTGCCTTCGTTGTTTTGACATTAATATATTGGACTGGATCCTCGAAGAAACCCTCGCCGAAGAGAACTGTAACAACCGATTGGAGCTACACAGGCTTGTCCAAGGATGATAGAAAGGCGAACTGGGATCACAGGAGAGATCGTGTGGTCGAGGCATTCGAGCTGAGCTGGGATGCCTACAAGCGATATGCCTGGG GATTCGATGAATACCACCCAATTAGCAAGACAGGTGAAAATATGGCACCAAAGGGACTCGGCTGGATCATAATCGACTCTTTGGATACTATGATTCTCATGAACCTTACATCTCGTGTCCAAGACGCTCGTCATTGGATCTCGGACTCCTTGACATGGGATCAGGATCAGGATGTCAACACCTTTGAGACGACAATTCGAATGCTGGGTGGGCTTCTAAGTGCACACTACTTATCCACCGAGTTTCCGGGGCTTGCGCCACTGgccgaggatgacgaggggGCAGCCGGCGAAGATTTGTATCTTGAGAAAGCTAAAGACCTGGCTGATCGTCTCATGAGCGCATTTGATTCCCCATCTGGCATCCCATATGCGAGTGTCAACCTTGCTAAGTTCGAGGGCATCCCCTCACACGCAGACATGGGAGCGTCGTCGACGGCGGAGGCCACAACTCTCCAGCTTGAATTTAAGTACCTCGCAAAGCTCACAGGAGAAAAAGACTTTTGGGACCGTGTGGAAAATGTCATGAAACTTGTCGACAATCAGGGAGCTCAAGATGGCTTGGTCCCCATCTTTATCTATGCAACCTCGGGCGAGTTCAGGGGTGAAAACATTCGTCTGGGAAGCCGCGGCGACTCATACTATGAGTATCTTATCAAGCAATATCTTCAGACGAATAAGCAGGAGCCTATTTATCAAGATATGTGGTACGAGGCGCTTCAAGGCGTTCGCAAACACCTCGTCACATATACTTCGAACTCGAAGTTCACCATCATCGGAGAGCGACCGAATGGATTAGAGATGCCACTTAGCCCGAAGATGGACCACCTTGTGTGCTTCATGCCCGGTACAATAGCTTTAGCGGCCACAGAAGGCCTTACTGAGGCTCAGGCGCGCAAACTGCCGACGTGGTCGAAGAAGAACGAGGAGGATATGCAGCTGGCGCGAGAAGTCATGGAGACATGCTGGGGAATGTACAAGTACATGGCAACAGGGCTATCGGCCGAAATTACCTACTTTGAGATTGACAACCCGCCAACGGCTTACGGTAATCCTCGAAATGGTCCAGTTAATTTCGACACAAGTCCGGACGCGGAGTGGCGCAAGGACTTTACTGTCAAGTCTGGCGATGTTCACAATCTCCAGCGACCCGAGACGGTCGAGAGTCTGTTCTACATGTGGAGGATCACCAACGACAACCGATACCGCGAATGGGGTTGGGAGATGTTCAAGTCTTTCATGAACCACACAGCTGTGAGAAATGGAGGAGGCTTTACGAGTCTGCGCAATGCCAATGTTGTCCCGCCTAAAGTGCGGGACAACATGGAGAGCTTCTGGCTG GCTGAAACACTCAAATACTTTTACCTCCTGTTCTCGCCTCCTGATCTCCTACCTCTGGACAAAGTCGTTATTAACACCGAAGGACACCCACTGCCTCGCTTTGACATGGGACAGTTATTCTCTACAGGATGgaagagaaagccaagaGACGCCAATGGTAAGATCATCGCTACGGCCGTCAAGGTTGAGAGTAAAGAGAAGGAGGCCGTTATGCAGGACGCCAAGAAGGTGAATTAG
- a CDS encoding amino acid permease-domain-containing protein, translating into MAPHDVERGSISKMKEESLAPGSSFSMREPEYGDISPPSYWDRFVDGFRRDQRSSLFTNDPLGQHEGSGRVHDGAHYYDIQSAMLETANSGLARELKGRHLQMIAIGGSIGTGLFVASGRALADGGPASILLAFTIVGAMLFCTCQALGELAVIFPIAGSFSSWATRFIDPSWGFAMGWNYAMQWLIVLPLEIIAASLTLSYWDESLTRAIFVSVFLVVIIVINMFGVKGYGEAEFIFSIIKVIAVIGFILLGIVLNCGGTPDSGYIGGRYWQNPGAFNNGFKGMCNVFVTAAFSFAGTELIGLAAAETANPRKSLPTALKQVFWRITLFYIVALTLVGLLVPHNDPRLVGGNSDADASASPFVIAIEEAGIQVLPSVMNAVILTAVLSVGNSAVFGSSRTLAALANLRQAPKIVGYVDRKGRPLVAIAIASAFGLIAFLADLPEQGAVLDWLMAISGLSTIFTWGSICVCHIRFRRAWAARGRSVSELPFQSQVGVVGSWVGITLNVLVIIAQFWVGAFPIGWQELTSAQVAQNFFHKWVGAPCVLAFYIFHKLYFRTTFVRIRDMDVDTGRRDFNVPILVAQEREEREGWPRWKRYYKFMC; encoded by the exons ATGGCGCCTCACGATGTCGAGCGCGGGAGCATTagcaagatgaaggaggagtcGCTCGCCCCCGGGAGTTCTTTTAGTATGCGCGAGCCCGAGTACGGTGATATTTCCCCGCCTTCGTACTGGGACCGGTTTGTCGATGGGTTTAGGCGTGATCAGAGATCGAGTTTGTTTACGAATGATCCGTTGGGGCAGCACGAGGGATCCGGGAGGGTGCATGATGGAGCGCATTACTACGATATCCAGAGTGCGATGTTGGAGACGGCGAATTCGGGCCTTGCGAGAGAGTTGAAAGGAAGACATTTGCAAATGATTGCAATTGGAGGCTCCATCG GTACTGGGCTTTTTGTCGCATCGGGAAGAGCTTTGGCAGATGGAGGTCCAGCATCGATTTTGCTGGCTTTTACAATCGTGGGTGCCATGCTCTTTTGTACATGTCAAGCGCTGGGTGAGCTTGCAGTCATTTTCCCAATTGCTGGATCGTTCTCATCATGGGCGACTCGGTTCATCGATCCGTCTTGGGGATTCGCAATGGGGTGGAA CTACGCGATGCAATGGCTCATCGTGTTACCGCTCGAGATCATCGCCGCATCCCTAACCCTCTCTTACTGGGACGAGAGTCTCACACGCGCCATTTTCGTCTCTGTATTCCTAGTCGTCATCATAGTCATCAATATGTTTGGCGTCAAAGGCTACGGTGAAGCCGAATTCATCTTTTCCATTatcaaggtcattgctgtTATAGGCTTCAT CCTTCTCGGCATCGTTCTCAACTGTGGCGGAACGCCAGATAGCGGGTACATTGGCGGCCGCTATTGGCAAAACCCTGGTGCTTTTAACAACGGCTTTAAAGGAATGTGCAATGTGTTTGTTACAGCTGCTTTCTCCTTTGCTGGCACTGAGCTTATTGGCCTTGCTGCCGCCGAAACAGCTAATCCGCGAAAATCGCTGCCAACGGCTTTGAAGCAGGTGTTTTGGAGGATCACGCTTTTCTATATCGTTGCTTTGACCTTAGTAGGACTGCTTGTTCCACACAATGACCCTCGACTCGTGGGCGGTAACAGCGATGCGGATGCATCAGCCTCACCATTTGTCATAGCCATTGAAGAAGCCGGCATTCAGGTCCTACCGTCTGTCATGAACGCGGTCATCCTTACTGCCGTCCTGTCCGTCGGTAACTCTGCCGTCTTCGGTTCCTCGCGTACCCTTGCCGCTCTTGCAAACCTTCGGCAGGCCCCCAAGATCGTCGGTTACGTCGACCGCAAAGGCCGCCCACTCGTCGCTATTGCGATCGCAAGCGCGTTCGGCCTCATCGCTTTCCTCGCAGATCTGCCCGAACAAGGAGCTGTCCTTGACTGGCTCATGGCCATCTCAGGCTTATCAACCATCTTTACATGGGGCTCTATTTGCGTGTGTCATATCCGTTTCCGCCGTGCGTGGGCTGCCCGAGGCCGCTCTGTCTCCGAGTTACCCTTCCAATCCCAGGTTGGCGTTGTGGGTTCTTGGGTTGGTATCACACTGAACGTTCTTGTCATCATCGCGCAATTCTGGGTCGGCGCTTTTCCCATCGGCTGGCAAGAATTAACAAGCGCCCAGGTCGCGCAGAATTTCTTCCATAAATGGGTTGGCGCACCCTGCGTTTTGGCTTTTTATATATTCCACAAGCTTTATTTCCGAACTACGTTTGTGAGAATACGAGATATGGACGTCGACACTGGACGTCGGGACTTTAACGTCCCTATCCTTGTCGCTCAAGAACGAGAGGAACGAGAAGGTTGGCCCCGATGgaagagatattataagttCATGTGCTGA